One segment of Variovorax sp. PAMC28562 DNA contains the following:
- a CDS encoding bifunctional hydroxymethylpyrimidine kinase/phosphomethylpyrimidine kinase — MRPPVIWSIAGTDSGGGAGLAADQRAADAFGVHLCTVVAAVTAQNSHSVARIEPLPVAWLDAQLEALAADMPPLVIKTGLLGGVAQVECVARWVDLLRRERPVALVVDPVLGASTGAQFADAAVLRAYRDLLLPRATVVTPNLHEAHRLLEAHDSGLGDSDDAGRSDVPALARRLRAAGAAAVCITGGDSTDHVQSAEREALDWIDTEHAAGWLASPRVDTKHNHGTGCTFASSVAAALALGYVAADALVLAKMATTQALRGGHAAGAGAGPVMALPGFHADPALLPRMSWGEAACFAAPRRSDDPLLGLYAIVDSAERVRQVLAAGVRSVQLRIKTPPLSDAANPAQAPDARWTALLRDEIARSVAACRAAKAELFINDHWALAQELGASGVHLGQEDLLALGEAGRGELLRSGLALGISSHSLWELCRTRALAPRYVACGPVWPTLTKDMPWRPQGLDNLRWWNAMAGAPVVAIGGILQPGQVSEAAACGVSGVCVVRALGVDATTTVPVLATALREGVATTALKKHERPERARQESLLPLPHPSLPNGWGLAPPPGSCP; from the coding sequence ATGAGGCCGCCCGTGATCTGGAGCATCGCCGGCACCGACAGCGGTGGCGGCGCGGGGCTGGCGGCCGATCAGCGCGCGGCCGATGCCTTCGGCGTTCATCTCTGTACGGTCGTCGCCGCTGTCACCGCGCAGAACTCGCACAGCGTCGCGCGCATCGAGCCGCTGCCGGTCGCGTGGCTCGACGCACAACTCGAAGCACTCGCTGCCGACATGCCGCCGCTGGTCATCAAGACCGGATTGCTCGGCGGTGTGGCGCAAGTGGAATGCGTCGCACGATGGGTCGACCTGCTGCGACGCGAGCGCCCTGTCGCACTGGTGGTCGATCCTGTGCTGGGGGCGAGCACCGGTGCGCAGTTCGCCGACGCGGCCGTGTTGCGGGCGTACCGCGATCTGCTGCTGCCGCGCGCCACGGTCGTCACGCCGAACCTGCACGAGGCGCATCGCTTGTTGGAGGCGCACGACAGCGGCCTTGGCGATAGCGATGACGCTGGCCGCAGCGACGTGCCGGCACTCGCCCGGCGACTGCGCGCGGCCGGCGCTGCGGCGGTTTGCATTACCGGCGGCGACAGCACGGACCACGTGCAGAGTGCGGAGCGTGAAGCACTCGACTGGATCGACACCGAGCACGCCGCCGGCTGGCTCGCATCGCCGCGTGTCGACACGAAGCACAACCACGGCACCGGCTGCACTTTCGCGAGCAGTGTTGCCGCAGCGTTGGCACTCGGCTACGTCGCGGCCGATGCGCTCGTCCTGGCAAAGATGGCGACCACGCAGGCACTGCGCGGCGGTCATGCGGCGGGCGCGGGCGCGGGACCTGTGATGGCCCTGCCGGGCTTCCACGCCGACCCTGCGCTGTTGCCGCGCATGTCGTGGGGCGAGGCGGCCTGCTTCGCGGCACCACGCCGCAGCGACGACCCGTTGCTGGGTCTCTACGCCATCGTCGACAGCGCCGAACGGGTGCGGCAGGTATTGGCCGCGGGTGTGCGCTCGGTGCAACTGCGCATCAAGACGCCGCCGCTGTCCGATGCAGCGAATCCGGCCCAAGCGCCCGACGCGCGCTGGACCGCGCTGCTGCGCGACGAAATCGCGCGCAGCGTGGCGGCCTGCCGCGCGGCGAAGGCGGAGTTGTTCATCAACGACCACTGGGCGCTGGCGCAAGAGTTGGGCGCCAGCGGCGTGCATCTCGGGCAGGAAGACTTACTGGCGCTGGGTGAGGCGGGTCGCGGCGAGCTGCTGCGCAGCGGGCTGGCACTCGGCATCAGTTCGCACAGCCTGTGGGAGCTGTGCCGGACCCGTGCCCTGGCGCCGCGCTACGTGGCGTGTGGGCCGGTGTGGCCGACGCTCACCAAAGACATGCCGTGGCGCCCGCAAGGTCTGGACAACTTGCGCTGGTGGAACGCCATGGCCGGTGCGCCAGTCGTTGCGATTGGCGGCATCCTGCAGCCGGGGCAGGTGAGTGAGGCGGCCGCGTGCGGTGTCTCTGGCGTGTGCGTGGTACGCGCGTTGGGCGTCGACGCGACGACCACCGTGCCGGTGCTGGCGACGGCATTGCGCGAAGGCGTCGCGACCACGGCATTGAAGAAGCACGAGCGACCGGAGCGAGCTCGGCAAGAGTCGCTGCTGCCCCTGCCGCACCCGAGCCTGCCTAACGGTTGGGGACTTGCGCCGCCGCCCGGTAGTTGTCCTTGA
- the thiS gene encoding sulfur carrier protein ThiS gives MNDATATATNTHPGMPIATITVQLDGAPREVAAGTTLAALMQALGHAPLAMSTAINGDFVPRAQRDRRVLQSGDVVLFFQPIVGG, from the coding sequence ATGAACGACGCCACCGCCACCGCCACAAACACGCATCCCGGCATGCCCATCGCAACGATCACCGTGCAACTCGACGGTGCACCGCGCGAGGTCGCTGCCGGCACAACGCTGGCTGCATTGATGCAGGCGCTGGGCCACGCCCCGCTGGCCATGAGCACGGCCATCAACGGCGACTTCGTGCCGCGCGCTCAACGCGATCGGCGCGTGCTGCAAAGCGGCGATGTCGTGCTGTTCTTTCAACCCATCGTCGGCGGCTGA
- a CDS encoding thiazole synthase: MTRQQAQPERPAADLWTVDGVPMSSRFLLGTAGYPSPHTLRDAIEAAGTQVVTVGLKRAMARTDGGGGDNGFMTIVREALAQQGARLLPNTAGCRTARDAVTLAHMAREMYDTRWIKLEVVGDEHTLQPDPAELLVAAHALVRDGFVVWPYCTDDLVTCRRLLDAGCAVLMPWGAPIGSGQGLLNPWALRTLRERLPDATLIVDAGLGAPSHAAQAMEMGFDAVLLNSAVAQARDPVRMATAFRHAVEAGRGGWQAGVMARQDFAVASTPVGGQPFLLGEAAR; encoded by the coding sequence ATGACACGACAACAGGCGCAACCAGAACGACCCGCTGCCGACCTCTGGACGGTCGACGGCGTGCCGATGAGCAGCCGCTTCCTGCTGGGCACGGCCGGCTATCCATCGCCCCATACGTTGCGCGATGCCATCGAAGCAGCCGGCACGCAGGTGGTCACCGTCGGCCTGAAGCGCGCGATGGCAAGAACGGATGGCGGCGGTGGCGACAACGGCTTCATGACGATCGTGCGCGAGGCATTGGCGCAGCAGGGTGCGCGATTGCTGCCCAACACCGCCGGCTGTCGCACCGCACGCGACGCGGTCACGCTGGCCCACATGGCGCGTGAGATGTACGACACCCGGTGGATCAAGCTGGAGGTCGTGGGCGACGAGCACACGCTGCAGCCCGACCCGGCCGAACTGCTGGTCGCTGCGCACGCCCTGGTGCGCGATGGCTTCGTGGTCTGGCCGTATTGCACCGACGATCTGGTGACTTGTCGACGATTGCTCGACGCGGGCTGCGCCGTGCTCATGCCGTGGGGTGCGCCGATCGGATCTGGGCAGGGCCTGCTCAACCCCTGGGCCCTGCGCACCTTGCGCGAGCGGTTGCCGGACGCGACGTTGATCGTTGATGCCGGCCTCGGTGCGCCCTCGCACGCGGCGCAGGCGATGGAGATGGGCTTCGACGCCGTGCTGCTGAATTCCGCGGTGGCGCAGGCGCGCGATCCGGTGCGAATGGCGACCGCGTTTCGCCATGCCGTCGAGGCCGGCCGCGGTGGCTGGCAAGCCGGTGTGATGGCGCGGCAAGATTTTGCGGTGGCCAGCACTCCGGTCGGCGGCCAGCCGTTTCTGCTTGGCGAGGCCGCGCGATGA